The nucleotide sequence GGCACCTATCGTGGCGGCCCGGCTTATTACATTGAAAAAGCCCTGGGCCAGCGCTGGCTGGGTGTCACTTTCTCCATTTCCCTGATCATTGCGTTCGGCTTTGCATTCAACAGTGTTCAGTCTAACTCCATCGCTGCAGCATTCAGCAGTTACGGCATTGAGCCAAGTCTGATTGGTATTGCTCTGGCTGTTGTCAGCGCACTGATCATCTTCGGTGGTATTCGTTCTATCTCAAAAGTAGCCGAAATGATCGTTCCTGTGATGGCCCTGAGTTATCTTGCCATTGCCCTGATTGTTGTTCTGATGAACGTCACTGAACTGCCAAGTGTATTCAAGCTGATTTTCTCCAGTGCTTTTGACTTTACCTCCGCGACCGGTGGTGCCATTGGTGCAGCAGTGGTGAACGGTATCAAACGCGGCCTGTTCTCCAACGAAGCGGGTATGGGTAGTTCTCCAAACGCTGCTGCTGCCGCGCATTCGACGCACCCGGTTAACCAGGGTCTGATGGGCATGCTGGGTGTATTCGTCGATACCATCGTCGTATGTACTGCAACCGCTGCTATCATCCTGATGTCCGGAATGCTGGACAGCGGACTGACCGGTATCGAACTGACTCAGGCAGCCCTGTCTTCTCAGGTGGGTTCCTGGGGTGGCCATCTGGTAGCACTGGCTATCCTGCTGTTTGCCTTCACGTCTATCATTGCTAACTACTACTACGGCGAATCCAACCTGCGCTTCATCAACGACAACAAAGGTATCCTGATCGCTTACCGCGTTGCGGTGCTGGCTATGGTAATATGGGGTTCTGTCAGCAGTCTGCCCACCGTGTGGAACTTCGCTGACGTCGCCATGGGTGTTATGGCACTGATCAACATGGTCGCTATCTGCGTTCTGTCCAGTATCGTGATCCAGGTTCTGAAAGACTACGACGAACAGCTGGACAACGGTATGACTCCGGTTTTCAACCGCCGCAAGTTCCCGTTCCTGGATAAAACCATGGATAAGGATGTCTGGCAGGAACATAACAACGGTTCTACAACTGACTCTGAAGCAATTGACGTAAAACCTGCTTTCATCACTGACTGACAGAATCGTTTAATTCGTGACGTTTGAAAAAAGAAAAGGGTGCCATTGCACCCTTTTCTTTTGCCTTTTAAAAAGCGACTACTTTCGTACAGCTCTGACCGAGAACTTCGCTTTACTGAGATCCACATCCGCAATCGTCAGCTCTTCGTACTCCTGGGTGACCGAAGCCCGGATGCGCAGATGCTCAAATCTTAGCTCGCCCAGTGAACAGGGTATCCTCAGCCGAATCGAGCCATCTGCACGAATCTCAGCCCTTGCATCATACGGATCGTACTCCAGCGCCTGAAAACCATCGGCCGTCGTCAGTGAGTTAATCAGAGGTGCGATAAGCCGGGTAAGCTGATCCGTCCCTTGTATCGCTTCATCCGAATCATCTTCACCCTGTAGCCCGGCCAGTGACTGCAACGGTTGCAGCAGGGCAATAGCCAGAGACGACGCAAAACGAATCCGGGTCTGGTTGGAAAGCGCCCTGCGTAACTGAAAAAGGGAAATATCCTTCATCTCAAGCAATACCTCTCCCAGCCGCTGCCCGGTCTGTTTCTGCAGTTCAGTAGCCTTTTTCAGCTGCGCCTCCGAAACATAACCCCGTTTTAACAGAATCCGCCCAAGCCTTGATTTGTGGTATGCTTCTGCACGATTTACATTATCCATAACTGATGCAAACTCCCGTTTTTGCAAGAATACGGAAAAGTTATCGACCAACCGGGTGACAACTGTTGTCATCCGGTTGACTGCCGGAACGACGAACAGGCTCTCAGCATGCCAGAAAAAAACCAGGGCTTTGCCTTCGAAAAATCGCTCAGTGAGCTGGAATCTTTGGTTCAACAGATGGAGTCCGGAGACCTGACACTGGAACAGTCACTCAAAGCTTTTGAAAAAGGCGTCAGGCTTACCAGAGAATGCCAGCAGGCTTTAACCGAGGCAGAACAGACGGTTCAACAACTGCTGGACAATAACGGTCAACTGGAAACCCGTC is from Endozoicomonas gorgoniicola and encodes:
- a CDS encoding alanine/glycine:cation symporter family protein, coding for MNEFIAPIIDSLNNLLYGSVLIYLLVGGGIFFTVRTRFVQFRRFGLAIKTMMGSRTTANKSQISPFQAFCTSLAARIGTGNMAGVAVAIYLGGAGAVFWMWFIALLGMATSLAENVLAQIYKTNNGDGTYRGGPAYYIEKALGQRWLGVTFSISLIIAFGFAFNSVQSNSIAAAFSSYGIEPSLIGIALAVVSALIIFGGIRSISKVAEMIVPVMALSYLAIALIVVLMNVTELPSVFKLIFSSAFDFTSATGGAIGAAVVNGIKRGLFSNEAGMGSSPNAAAAAHSTHPVNQGLMGMLGVFVDTIVVCTATAAIILMSGMLDSGLTGIELTQAALSSQVGSWGGHLVALAILLFAFTSIIANYYYGESNLRFINDNKGILIAYRVAVLAMVIWGSVSSLPTVWNFADVAMGVMALINMVAICVLSSIVIQVLKDYDEQLDNGMTPVFNRRKFPFLDKTMDKDVWQEHNNGSTTDSEAIDVKPAFITD
- a CDS encoding exodeoxyribonuclease VII small subunit, encoding MPEKNQGFAFEKSLSELESLVQQMESGDLTLEQSLKAFEKGVRLTRECQQALTEAEQTVQQLLDNNGQLETRPFEPLEGGVGQGEEK